The Syngnathus typhle isolate RoL2023-S1 ecotype Sweden linkage group LG11, RoL_Styp_1.0, whole genome shotgun sequence genome contains a region encoding:
- the gmppb gene encoding mannose-1-phosphate guanyltransferase beta yields the protein MKALILVGGYGTRLRPLTLSVPKPLVEFCNKPILMHQVEALVKAGVTHVVLAVSYMSELLEREMKVQEQRLGIRISLSHEKEPLGTAGPLALARKLLDVDNEPFFVLNSDVICDFPFQDMLKFHCDHGKEGTIVVTRVEEPSKYGVVVFETESGRIHRFVEKPQVFVSNKINAGMYIFNSSMLGRIQLRPTSIEKEIFPVMAEEGQLYAMELQGFWMDIGQPKDFLTGMCMYLQSLRQHAPERLRSGPGFLGNVLVDPTAQIGNNCTIGPNVTIGAGVVVEDGVRVKRCTVLKGARVRSHSWLESCIVGWSSSVGQWVRMENVTVLGEDVLVNDELYLNGANVLPHKSISESVPEPRIIM from the exons ATGAAGGCTTTGATCCTAGTGGGCGGCTACGGCACCCGCCTGCGACCGCTCACTTTAAGCGTGCCCAAGCCTCTGGTGGAGTTCTGCAACAAGCCCATCCTTATGCACCAGGTGGAGGCCTTGGTCAAG GCCGGGGTGACGCATGTGGTCTTGGCGGTGAGCTACATGTCTGAGCTGCTGGAGCGAGAAATGAAGGTCCAGGAGCAGAGA CTTGGAATTCGAATCTCGCTCTCGCACGAGAAGGAGCCTCTTGGAACGG CTGGTCCTCTGGCACTGGCCCGCAAGCTGCTGGACGTGGACAACGAGCCCTTCTTCGTCCTCAACTCAGACGTCATCTGTGACTTCCCCTTCCAAGACATGCTGAAGTTTCACTGCGACCACGGCAAGGAGGGCACCATTGTG GTGACCCGCGTGGAGGAGCCGTCCAAGTACGGTGTGGTGGTGTTCGAGACGGAAAGCGGCAGGATCCATCGCTTTGTGGAGAAACCGCAGGTGTTTGTGTCCAACAAGATCAACGCCGGCATGTACATCTTCAATTCCAGCATGCTCGGCAGAATCCAG TTGAGACCGACATCCATCGAGAAGGAGATTTTCCCCGTCATGGCCGAAGAGGGACAGCTCTATGCCATGGAGCTGCAGG GCTTCTGGATGGACATCGGACAGCCCAAAGACTTCCTGACCGGAATGTGCATGTACCTGCAGTCGCTACGGCAACACGCCCCTGAGAGACTGCGCAGCGGGCCTGGTTTCCTTGGCAATGTGCTGGTG GACCCGACGGCTCAGATCGGCAACAATTGTACAATTGGGCCCAACGTGACCATCGGTGCTGGCGTGGTGGTGGAGGACGGCGTGCGGGTCAAGCGCTGCACTGTGCTAAAAGGGGCCCGAGTCCGCTCGCACTCCTGGCTGGAGAGCTGCATTGTGGGCTGGAGCTCCTCAGTGGGCCAGTGG GTCCGAATGGAGAATGTGACGGTTCTGGGCGAGGATGTGCTTGTCAATGACGAGCTATACCTGAATGGTGCCAACGTGCTGCCACACAAGTCCATCAGCGAGTCAGTTCCAGAACCGCGTATCATCATGTAG